The following is a genomic window from Alkaliphilus sp. B6464.
ATGGCTAATATCGGTAAAATCTATAGTGGATGGTCTAATTATGACCTTACAGAAAAGGGAAAATTGCAAATAAAAATATTAGCCGAAGAATTGAAGGGCTACAAAGTAGATGCTATTTATGCAAGTTCTTTGGGAAGAACTATGGAGACTGCTAAAGAAATTGCAAGAATAATTGGCAAAGAAGTAGTGGTTAATGATAATTTAAGGGAAATAAACTTTGGTGTATTCGATGGAAAAACTGCTAAGGAAATAGAAGAAAATTATCCAAATGAGTGGGAAACATGGCTTAATGACTATGAATCCTACAGAATACCCGAAGGAGAATGTCTACAGGATGTGCTAAATAGAGCAAAGGGTTTTATTGACTCTATTAAGGAGAAGGATGGAACGTGTATTATAGTTAGCCATGGAGGTGTTATTCAGTCTATTATTACATATCTATTAGACCTAGAACTTAAAAAAATGTGGCACTTTCAATGTCCACCTG
Proteins encoded in this region:
- the cobC gene encoding alpha-ribazole phosphatase, coding for MKFILVRHGETMANIGKIYSGWSNYDLTEKGKLQIKILAEELKGYKVDAIYASSLGRTMETAKEIARIIGKEVVVNDNLREINFGVFDGKTAKEIEENYPNEWETWLNDYESYRIPEGECLQDVLNRAKGFIDSIKEKDGTCIIVSHGGVIQSIITYLLDLELKKMWHFQCPPGGYVEIDYTDNFGYLRKLIPSYI